The following proteins are co-located in the Gossypium hirsutum isolate 1008001.06 chromosome A02, Gossypium_hirsutum_v2.1, whole genome shotgun sequence genome:
- the LOC121215488 gene encoding peroxidase 40 translates to MANCLVLLCLCLVMVSFNVANTMNETCVDDISIVLQIDLYKNSCSEAESIIYSWVENAVSQDSRMAASLLRLHFHDCFVNGCDGSVLLDDTEDFTGEKTALPNLNSLRGFEVIDAIKSELESVCPQTVSCADILATAARDSVVISGGPSWEVEMGRKDSLGASKEAATNNIPGPNSTAPLLVAKFQNVGLSFNDMIALSGAHTLGMARCSTFSSRLQGSNGPDINLDFLQNLQQLCSQTDGNSRLAQLDLVSPATFDNQYYINLLSGEGLLPSDQALVTDDFQTRQLVLSYAEDPLAFFEDFKNSMLKMGSLGVLTGTDGQIRGNCRVVN, encoded by the exons ATGGCCAATTGTTTGGTtttattatgtttatgtttggtaaTGGTTTCCTTTAATGTTGCAAACACCATGAACGAAACATGCGTGGACGACATTAGTATAGTGTTGCAGATCGACTTATATAAAAATAGCTGCTCGGAGGCAGAGTCCATCATCTACTCTTGGGTTGAAAATGCAGTATCACAGGACTCTAGAATGGCAGCTTCGTTGCTTCGGCTTCATTTCCACGATTGCTTTGTTAAT GGTTGTGATGGCTCAGTGTTGTTGGATGATACTGAGGATTTCACCGGTGAGAAAACCGCACTGCCGAACTTGAATTCTTTGAGAGGATTTGAAGTAATCGACGCTATTAAATCGGAGCTCGAATCTGTTTGCCCTCAAACTGTTTCTTGTGCTGATATTCTTGCAACAGCTGCTAGAGACTCTGTCGTTATA TCAGGGGGTCCGAGTTGGGAAGTGGAGATGGGGAGAAAAGACAGCTTGGGTGCTAGCAAAGAAGCAGCAACAAACAATATTCCAGGTCCAAATTCAACGGCGCCATTACTTGTTGCCAAGTTCCAAAACGTTGGACTCTCATTCAATGACATGATTGCACTTTCTG GTGCACACACGTTGGGAATGGCTCGATGTTCGACATTTAGTTCTCGGCTTCAAGGCTCAAATGGTCCAGATATTAACCTTGATTTCCTTCAAAACCTGCAGCAGCTGTGCTCACAAACGGATGGGAACTCAAGGCTTGCGCAACTTGATCTGGTCAGCCCTGCGACGTTTGACAACCAGTATTACATTAACCTTCTTTCCGGAGAGGGATTGCTGCCATCTGACCAGGCGCTTGTCACCGATGATTTTCAAACTAGACAGCTTGTACTATCCTATGCTGAGGACCCTTTGGCCTTCTTTGAGGACTTCAAGAATTCGATGCTGAAAATGGGAAGCTTAGGGGTGCTAACAGGGACCGATGGCCAGATTCGGGGGAATTGCCGGGTTGTTAATTAA
- the LOC121215491 gene encoding Werner Syndrome-like exonuclease, with amino-acid sequence MNDDYITISPHFNQDPYRFRTYTVTFFSTPIITTVTATPSVVRNWLFRVLRLHSIRRNRLVVGLGVQWSPYSSLPHPPAATLQLCIGHQCLIFQLLHADTVPLSLRRFLNDPRNTFVGVWNHSDIAMLLRSEHRLSVSRVVDARHVAAERNGLSSQLSMEKLAEILLGAPDVKKPQSIGVSNWNDYRLSLEQVQYACVDAYVSFELGRVLQVWNW; translated from the coding sequence ATGAATGATGACTACATTACCATCTCACCCCATTTCAACCAAGACCCATACAGATTCCGAACTTACACCGTAACTTTCTTCTCAACTCCCATCATCACCACAGTCACCGCCACCCCATCTGTTGTCCGCAACTGGCTCTTCAGAGTCCTTCGTCTCCACAGTATCCGTCGCAACAGGCTCGTCGTCGGCCTTGGGGTTCAATGGAGCCCTTACTCTTCCCTCCCCCACCCTCCAGCAGCCACTCTTCAACTTTGCATCGGACATCAATGCCTCATCTTCCAACTCCTACATGCAGATACCGTGCCCTTATCTCTTCGTCGCTTCTTGAATGATCCTCGTAATACTTTCGTCGGAGTTTGGAACCATAGTGACATAGCTATGCTGTTGAGGTCTGAGCATAGGCTTTCGGTTTCAAGGGTGGTTGATGCTCGTCATGTTGCTGCTGAGAGAAATGGGTTGAGTTCACAGTTGTCTATGGAGAAGTTGGCTGAGATACTTTTGGGTGCTCCTGATGTTAAGAAGCCTCAAAGTATTGGGGTCAGTAATTGGAATGATTATCGGCTTTCTTTAGAGCAAGTCCAGTATGCTTGTGTTGATGCTTATGTTAGTTTTGAATTGGGGAGGGTATTGCAAGTTTGGAATTGGTAG